The following coding sequences are from one Candidatus Zixiibacteriota bacterium window:
- a CDS encoding DUF1579 domain-containing protein — translation MQTEPHPEHIWLQRFVGDWTIEIQAVMGPGEPPTTHTGRETVRSLGGLWIVAEGHGETPGGSFDSILTLGFDPQRRRFVGSFIASVMTHFWIYEGALDAAGKVLTLDCEGPVFGAEGKTTRYQDVHTWVSENERTLTGKILGPDGQWQDMMTSRYRRVRRTATQ, via the coding sequence ATGCAGACCGAACCGCACCCGGAACACATCTGGCTGCAGCGCTTTGTCGGCGACTGGACCATTGAGATCCAGGCGGTGATGGGACCCGGCGAACCGCCGACCACCCACACCGGGCGCGAAACCGTCCGCTCCCTCGGCGGGCTGTGGATTGTCGCCGAAGGCCACGGGGAGACGCCCGGCGGCTCGTTCGACTCCATCCTCACGCTCGGCTTTGACCCGCAGCGCCGGCGGTTCGTCGGCAGCTTCATTGCCTCCGTAATGACCCACTTCTGGATATACGAGGGCGCCCTCGATGCCGCCGGGAAAGTGCTCACCCTCGACTGCGAGGGCCCCGTCTTCGGCGCCGAAGGAAAGACCACCCGGTACCAAGACGTCCACACCTGGGTCTCCGAGAATGAGCGCACCCTCACCGGAAAGATCCTCGGACCCGATGGGCAGTGGCAGGACATGATGACCAGCCGGTATCGGCGGGTTCGCCGGACTGCGACTCAGTAG
- a CDS encoding zf-HC2 domain-containing protein, whose product MNCQEALNLLYDIIDKEASEIDTRQVREHLERCSDCFEKYRLQTEIQNFLNEKIRHGQVEVAHERLKSRILDRLDALDGAGEAADRGHTKARGNPRPFRRAAISLMAAAAALILIGAGMLGVRLYSHQTKFAPLQQAHVNLAAAVREGGSYDAARAAAGAREKFGYQIRPAVGEFHLIAGRSETIMGEQMLHFVYARDRQTVSVFLAPAAWFAQVNDGRLSEVVRDNVRFFDHNCRGCRIVFHRAGDTMVVAASNDHRIDLLAFVPGRPAI is encoded by the coding sequence ATGAATTGTCAGGAAGCGCTGAACCTGTTGTACGACATAATCGATAAAGAAGCCTCGGAAATCGACACCAGACAGGTCAGAGAACACCTCGAAAGATGCAGCGACTGCTTCGAGAAGTATCGCCTTCAAACGGAAATCCAGAATTTCCTGAACGAGAAAATCCGGCACGGGCAAGTCGAGGTCGCCCACGAGCGGCTCAAATCCCGCATCCTTGACCGTCTCGACGCTCTGGACGGGGCAGGGGAGGCGGCCGATCGCGGACATACCAAGGCGCGGGGGAACCCCCGCCCTTTTAGGCGCGCCGCCATCTCCCTGATGGCGGCGGCTGCGGCACTCATTCTCATCGGCGCCGGCATGCTCGGCGTCCGGCTCTACTCCCACCAGACAAAATTCGCCCCGCTCCAGCAAGCTCACGTGAACCTCGCCGCCGCTGTCCGCGAGGGCGGTTCTTACGACGCGGCGCGCGCGGCGGCCGGGGCGCGGGAGAAGTTCGGGTACCAAATCCGCCCGGCCGTGGGCGAATTCCACCTGATCGCGGGGCGCAGCGAGACCATCATGGGCGAGCAGATGCTGCACTTTGTCTACGCCCGCGACCGGCAAACCGTGTCGGTCTTCCTCGCGCCGGCGGCCTGGTTCGCACAGGTTAACGACGGGCGTCTCAGCGAAGTGGTCCGCGACAATGTCCGCTTCTTTGACCACAACTGCCGGGGCTGCCGAATCGTCTTCCACCGCGCCGGGGACACCATGGTCGTGGCGGCCTCGAACGACCACCGCATCGACCTGCTCGCGTTCGTGCCGGGACGGCCCGCGATCTGA
- the recO gene encoding DNA repair protein RecO, with product MAIKATEAILLRAHNWSESSRTVVFFTRDFGRLALTDRGGRRLTGKRGRLVPFARLELTFYHSEKESAGYLSDVSLVQAWQFEREGTLGRLAFASAAIELLLSLLGDRAPHPDLYTYTVSYLELVETAPKQGLGPLFVNYYIRLISRLGYHPSLTRCVACGATGERLADAAGGVQFSAERGGMVCRACESVGDCYIPFSSESHRLIRALEGASLGQAATLPISYRETVRLTEALTRFLSFQADVRAELKALTFLEKLRKDAEA from the coding sequence ATGGCGATAAAGGCGACGGAAGCGATTCTCCTGCGCGCGCACAACTGGTCGGAGTCCTCGCGGACGGTGGTGTTTTTCACCCGCGATTTCGGGCGGCTGGCTCTGACCGACCGGGGCGGGCGGCGGCTGACCGGCAAACGGGGGCGGCTCGTTCCGTTCGCCCGCCTGGAGCTGACGTTCTACCACTCGGAGAAGGAATCGGCGGGGTACCTGTCGGACGTCAGCCTCGTACAGGCGTGGCAGTTCGAGCGGGAGGGGACGCTCGGGCGGCTGGCTTTCGCCTCGGCGGCGATCGAACTGCTGCTGAGTCTGCTGGGGGACCGGGCGCCGCACCCGGACCTCTATACCTACACGGTTTCCTACCTCGAATTGGTGGAGACGGCGCCGAAACAAGGGCTGGGGCCGCTCTTCGTGAATTACTACATCCGGCTGATCTCGCGGCTCGGGTACCACCCCTCGCTCACCCGGTGCGTGGCGTGCGGGGCGACGGGGGAGCGGCTGGCCGACGCCGCCGGGGGGGTGCAGTTCTCGGCCGAGCGTGGGGGAATGGTCTGCCGGGCTTGCGAATCGGTCGGAGATTGCTATATTCCCTTTTCTTCGGAGAGCCACCGGCTGATCCGGGCGCTGGAGGGAGCGTCGTTGGGACAGGCGGCCACGCTTCCGATAAGTTACCGTGAGACGGTCCGGCTGACAGAAGCGCTGACCAGGTTCCTGAGCTTCCAGGCGGATGTGCGGGCGGAGCTGAAAGCGCTGACTTTTTTGGAGAAGCTCAGGAAGGACGCCGAAGCCTGA
- a CDS encoding DNRLRE domain-containing protein, which produces MQMLLKAGLTIVAAALVLAGCGGDPMPTTPAAAPQAYKALAGVPTTATIDSAWVAIHVSRPDTQTVAVHPVLGEWTETELTYAGRPAVDTLDTLAVFTVVDTGWIMIPISGLAADWVEGRDNFGLIFRQADTAAGFVGWDSREAAGLEPYLRLCYSWKADTMCEVFTAVADAYIDEAAPDANFGAAAELFTGRDTAEGTSRAALVHVEIPVYTPPATLGDFVWLDTDRNGVQDDGEPGLASITIDLFACDGDTLVASAATDLSGYYRFDSLAPGAYYIAAALPDSLMYALPDQGGDETADSDLDPATGRSACVDLAPGDDYRALDAGYTLAYAAVGDFVWNDMNENGLQDAGEPGLAGIAVNLFACDGRPVASAVTDSSGRYLFENLEPGDYYLQLANPFGWIFTYAGVGGDDLIDSDVDRYYKTTTCFALSPGEEDYSRDAGLIETDGCTHGKGYWKNHAGFGPQPDEVTRLLLPIYLGTPEGTKTIAVADARTAFDILQQHTYGHPSNGITKLYAHLLTAKLNIVNFANPEAVYPLIDEIDAFLSEYDWNDWEMLAPDRQTMVQRWKGRLEMYNGGNLGPGRCDGDAAYDDDGDSDGDY; this is translated from the coding sequence ATGCAAATGCTGCTGAAAGCAGGATTGACCATCGTCGCCGCGGCCCTGGTCCTGGCCGGGTGCGGCGGCGACCCGATGCCCACCACCCCGGCCGCCGCTCCCCAGGCGTACAAGGCTCTTGCCGGCGTGCCCACCACCGCCACCATCGACTCCGCCTGGGTCGCCATCCACGTCAGCCGGCCTGACACCCAGACGGTCGCGGTTCACCCCGTTCTGGGCGAGTGGACCGAGACCGAACTCACCTACGCCGGCCGCCCGGCCGTCGATACACTTGATACCCTCGCGGTCTTCACTGTCGTCGACACCGGCTGGATCATGATCCCGATCAGCGGCCTGGCAGCCGACTGGGTCGAGGGTCGGGACAATTTCGGCCTCATTTTCCGGCAAGCGGACACGGCGGCGGGCTTCGTCGGCTGGGACAGCCGCGAGGCGGCCGGCCTTGAACCTTACCTGCGCCTCTGCTATAGCTGGAAGGCCGACACGATGTGCGAGGTTTTCACGGCGGTCGCCGACGCCTACATCGACGAGGCCGCCCCGGATGCGAACTTCGGCGCCGCCGCCGAGCTGTTCACCGGCCGCGACACTGCCGAAGGCACCTCGCGCGCGGCTTTGGTGCACGTTGAGATCCCGGTGTACACGCCGCCGGCTACGCTCGGCGACTTCGTCTGGCTGGACACCGACCGCAACGGCGTTCAGGACGACGGCGAACCGGGCCTGGCCAGCATCACGATTGATCTGTTCGCGTGCGACGGCGACACGCTGGTCGCTTCGGCCGCCACCGACCTCTCCGGTTACTACCGCTTCGATTCCCTGGCCCCCGGCGCCTACTACATCGCCGCGGCCCTGCCGGACAGCCTCATGTACGCCCTCCCGGATCAGGGCGGGGACGAGACCGCCGACAGCGATCTTGACCCGGCGACCGGCCGGAGCGCCTGCGTGGATCTGGCCCCCGGCGACGACTACCGGGCGCTCGACGCCGGCTACACCCTCGCCTATGCCGCGGTCGGCGACTTCGTTTGGAATGACATGAACGAGAACGGCCTCCAGGATGCCGGCGAGCCTGGGCTGGCGGGCATCGCCGTCAACCTGTTCGCCTGCGACGGCCGCCCTGTCGCCTCCGCCGTCACCGACTCTTCCGGCCGGTACCTCTTCGAAAACCTGGAGCCCGGCGACTACTACCTGCAGCTTGCCAATCCCTTCGGCTGGATCTTCACCTATGCCGGCGTCGGCGGCGACGACCTGATCGACAGCGACGTCGACCGGTACTACAAGACCACGACCTGCTTCGCCCTCTCTCCCGGCGAGGAGGATTACTCCCGCGATGCCGGTTTGATCGAGACCGACGGCTGCACGCACGGGAAGGGGTACTGGAAGAACCACGCCGGCTTCGGGCCGCAACCCGACGAGGTGACCCGGCTTCTCCTGCCGATCTACCTCGGGACGCCGGAGGGCACTAAGACGATCGCGGTGGCCGACGCCCGCACTGCTTTCGACATCCTCCAGCAGCACACCTATGGCCATCCGAGCAACGGGATCACGAAGCTCTACGCCCACCTGCTCACCGCCAAGCTGAATATCGTCAACTTCGCCAACCCCGAGGCGGTGTACCCGTTGATCGACGAGATCGACGCCTTCCTGTCGGAGTACGACTGGAACGACTGGGAGATGCTCGCTCCGGACCGGCAGACCATGGTCCAGAGGTGGAAGGGCCGTCTTGAGATGTACAACGGGGGGAACCTCGGCCCGGGTCGCTGCGATGGCGATGCGGCGTACGATGATGACGGCGACAGCGACGGCGATTACTGA
- a CDS encoding bacterial transcriptional activator domain-containing protein — translation MTVRLTYSRRATAAVVAVVLAALLPAHTSARAAAYPDSQQVRLLAALQEDLYNDRYDAAEKVARLMVSSYPDDPLGHLFTGITLVTAAYDAEEALREREFRTSLAAAERLAGLQIASGDRHTRAWGFLVLGHAASYRAVWEAKFGSKLTAARAGRTAAGLYERGLRADSTVYDLYFGLGLYHYWKSAKAGVLRWLGIVSDDKERGLRELETAAEGSLISREAARSSLVWVRLDRKEYREAVALGDSLMRRYPHSRSFLWPVAEAQYRLGRYADAAAAYGRLREMLREEPGNYYNLIECDYRIARCFEMMGLPGEWAGTAADVSGYMGEVSEETQERQRERLEYLGVAGE, via the coding sequence GTGACGGTCCGGCTCACATACTCCCGGCGTGCGACGGCCGCGGTCGTCGCCGTAGTCCTGGCGGCGCTCCTCCCCGCGCACACGAGCGCACGGGCAGCCGCGTACCCGGATTCCCAGCAGGTGCGGCTGCTGGCCGCGCTTCAGGAAGACCTCTACAACGACCGGTACGACGCAGCCGAGAAGGTCGCGCGACTTATGGTGTCCTCGTACCCGGATGACCCGCTGGGACACCTGTTCACGGGCATCACGCTGGTCACGGCGGCCTACGACGCCGAGGAGGCGCTGCGCGAACGCGAGTTCCGCACAAGCCTCGCCGCGGCGGAGCGCTTGGCGGGATTACAGATCGCGTCGGGAGATCGGCACACGCGGGCCTGGGGATTCCTCGTGCTCGGACACGCCGCCTCCTACCGCGCGGTCTGGGAAGCCAAGTTCGGATCAAAGCTCACCGCCGCGCGCGCCGGGAGAACCGCGGCCGGACTCTACGAACGGGGACTGCGGGCCGACAGCACGGTGTACGACCTGTACTTTGGGTTGGGGCTGTACCATTACTGGAAGTCGGCGAAGGCGGGAGTACTGCGATGGCTGGGAATTGTATCCGATGACAAGGAACGGGGCCTGCGGGAGCTGGAGACGGCGGCGGAGGGGTCGCTCATTTCGAGGGAGGCCGCGAGATCATCGCTGGTCTGGGTGCGGCTGGATCGTAAGGAGTACCGGGAAGCGGTTGCGCTCGGCGACAGCCTGATGCGCCGCTACCCGCACAGCCGGAGCTTCCTGTGGCCGGTGGCCGAGGCGCAGTATCGCCTGGGACGCTATGCCGATGCGGCGGCGGCGTACGGCCGGTTGCGGGAAATGCTGCGCGAAGAGCCCGGCAACTATTACAACCTGATCGAGTGCGACTATCGGATCGCCCGGTGCTTTGAGATGATGGGCCTGCCGGGCGAATGGGCGGGCACGGCCGCCGATGTGTCGGGATACATGGGAGAGGTGTCGGAAGAGACGCAGGAGCGGCAGCGGGAGCGGCTGGAGTATCTGGGGGTGGCCGGGGAGTAA
- a CDS encoding septum formation initiator family protein, with protein MPRRVKQGRPFWAPVAENFRARLASGDSRLRRQIVRYGLWVVGGMFVWSLAVGEYSIPRIIRLHLEHGALLEANRQYTVALADAARIRHMLETDPSYLEYIARTRYRMVRPNEVIYRYRGQ; from the coding sequence ATGCCGAGACGGGTAAAACAGGGCCGGCCGTTCTGGGCGCCGGTGGCTGAGAATTTCAGGGCGCGACTGGCCTCCGGCGACTCGCGCCTGCGCCGCCAGATCGTGCGCTACGGGCTGTGGGTGGTCGGGGGGATGTTTGTCTGGTCCCTGGCCGTCGGGGAGTACAGCATTCCCCGGATTATCCGGCTGCACCTCGAACACGGGGCGCTCCTGGAGGCCAACCGCCAGTACACGGTGGCGCTGGCCGATGCGGCCCGCATCCGGCATATGCTGGAGACGGACCCGAGCTACCTCGAGTACATCGCCCGCACACGCTACCGCATGGTACGGCCCAACGAGGTGATCTACCGGTATCGCGGCCAGTGA
- a CDS encoding sigma-70 family RNA polymerase sigma factor, with protein MTDGKAKTGDDKRKELEKRRAFEKEALPHMDALYRTALRMTKNNNDAEDLVQEAYVKAYRFWDRFEPGSNCRAWLFKIMTNIFINDYRSKSRSPMSVNVDEIDDSFLYGQLAATAPSDNPEKELFAKIFDDDVKRAIEGLPEDFRLVVVLSFLEGFSYQEIADIADLQLGTVKSRLHRGRKLLQKALYDYAIKNGYIKDTAR; from the coding sequence ATGACGGACGGTAAAGCGAAAACCGGTGACGATAAGAGGAAGGAACTCGAGAAGCGACGGGCATTCGAGAAAGAGGCGCTGCCCCACATGGACGCCCTCTACCGCACCGCTCTTCGGATGACCAAGAACAACAACGACGCCGAAGATCTGGTGCAGGAGGCGTATGTCAAGGCGTATCGCTTCTGGGATCGGTTTGAGCCGGGGTCGAATTGTCGGGCATGGTTGTTCAAAATCATGACCAACATTTTCATCAACGACTACCGCTCCAAGTCCCGCTCCCCGATGTCGGTCAATGTCGACGAAATCGACGACAGCTTTCTCTACGGTCAGCTCGCGGCCACCGCCCCGAGCGACAATCCCGAGAAAGAGTTGTTCGCGAAGATTTTCGACGATGACGTGAAACGCGCCATCGAAGGGTTGCCCGAGGATTTTCGCCTCGTCGTCGTGCTGTCGTTCCTCGAAGGGTTTTCGTATCAGGAGATCGCCGATATTGCCGATCTCCAGCTAGGGACGGTGAAATCGCGCCTGCACCGAGGGAGGAAACTGCTTCAAAAAGCCTTGTATGACTACGCAATCAAGAACGGCTACATCAAGGATACGGCCAGATGA
- a CDS encoding glycine--tRNA ligase: MDKLVSLCKRRGFIYPSSEIYGGLSSCWDYGPLGAELKRNLKTVWWNAMTHRRDDVEGLDAAIFMHPQVWHTSGHVTEFHDPMVDCKKCKARFRADKLESSRCPLKPSKSPLECGGELTEARQFNLMFKTHMGPMEDSASEVFLRPETAQGIYVNFLNVKNSSRQKIPFGIAQIGKAFRNEITPGNFIFRTREFEQMEMQYFVAPGEDEKWMEYWRAQRWQFYLDLGIREARLRWHQHGPGELAHYAKAAWDIEYEYPFGWQELEGVHNRTDFDLGRHMQATGKDLRYSDDVYTEKFVPYIIETSAGCDRTLLTLLVDAYDEEEIKGETRVFLRLSPKVAPIKAAVFPLVKKDGMPEFAEKVYAELKRHFKVFYDVSGAVGRRYARMDEAGCPFCITIDGQTIEDETMTLRFRDTQEQKRMKTAEVAAFLREQTQI, from the coding sequence ATGGACAAGCTGGTGTCGCTGTGCAAGCGGCGCGGCTTCATCTACCCCTCCAGCGAGATCTACGGCGGGCTGTCGTCGTGCTGGGACTACGGTCCCCTCGGTGCCGAGCTGAAGCGGAATCTCAAGACGGTGTGGTGGAACGCGATGACGCACCGGCGGGACGATGTCGAGGGGCTCGATGCCGCGATCTTCATGCACCCGCAGGTGTGGCATACCTCGGGGCACGTGACCGAATTCCACGATCCCATGGTGGACTGCAAGAAGTGCAAGGCGCGTTTTCGGGCCGACAAGCTTGAATCCTCGCGCTGTCCCCTGAAACCGTCGAAGTCGCCCCTGGAGTGCGGCGGAGAACTGACCGAGGCGCGCCAGTTCAACCTCATGTTCAAGACGCACATGGGGCCGATGGAGGATTCCGCGAGCGAGGTGTTCCTCCGGCCGGAAACGGCGCAGGGGATCTATGTCAATTTCCTCAACGTCAAGAACTCCTCGCGCCAGAAAATCCCGTTCGGGATCGCCCAGATCGGGAAGGCGTTCCGCAACGAAATCACCCCGGGAAATTTCATTTTCCGCACGCGCGAGTTCGAGCAGATGGAGATGCAGTATTTCGTCGCGCCGGGCGAAGATGAGAAGTGGATGGAGTACTGGCGGGCGCAGCGCTGGCAGTTCTATCTCGACCTGGGGATCCGGGAGGCCCGGCTGCGCTGGCACCAGCACGGCCCCGGGGAACTGGCGCACTACGCCAAGGCGGCCTGGGATATCGAGTACGAGTACCCCTTCGGCTGGCAGGAACTCGAGGGCGTGCACAACCGGACCGACTTCGACCTCGGGCGGCACATGCAGGCCACCGGCAAAGACCTGCGCTACAGCGACGACGTCTACACCGAGAAGTTCGTCCCGTACATTATCGAGACCTCGGCCGGGTGCGACCGAACGCTCCTCACGCTCCTGGTCGACGCGTACGACGAGGAAGAAATCAAAGGGGAGACGCGGGTGTTTTTGCGCCTCTCGCCGAAGGTGGCGCCGATCAAGGCGGCCGTGTTCCCGCTGGTCAAGAAGGACGGAATGCCGGAGTTCGCCGAGAAGGTGTACGCCGAACTGAAGCGGCATTTCAAGGTGTTCTACGATGTCTCCGGCGCCGTGGGCCGCCGGTATGCGCGCATGGATGAGGCGGGCTGCCCGTTCTGCATCACGATCGACGGCCAGACAATCGAGGACGAGACGATGACGCTGCGCTTCCGCGATACCCAGGAGCAGAAGCGGATGAAGACGGCGGAGGTCGCGGCGTTCCTGCGGGAGCAGACTCAGATCTAG
- a CDS encoding DUF4388 domain-containing protein, whose amino-acid sequence MSPSPKKRLDEILVAEGLASDTQIREALMRQKARGGKLGSHLLYHRYVDEAGLVKALAIQFACEGVVLANLDIPDSILELIPKKIALARRVLPVAFDGATQTVTVACEDPTDAALQRELQFALGGRPVKLCVAAELALDVAIARCYLKQSRSLEESLALAIPDAATDTGPIAVPAAAGNGPAPSDREAILLVTDEEYCGPLLQAIFERDNFDVTTTDSADDAIEAIGNRRFHSVFIKDTVPGDYLDLIDRLRKISPRTRVRYYESAARLLLVDDLFTTEGDLLVKNLDLFTAMMSTQARQPDNHSGRVGHYADRLCRRLGLPDKDRLQIVSAAYLHDLARFHYTPSETRDTRTTIKLTTRLLQSLNYPPVVVEMLRKMYVDLKGKYTKRLPIEALGGNILTIVDLYCENVAANERLLLDKFDAIKKKFRDLTGRLFMAEVAEAFIGLIQEELLAQQTSLQVAQVMLLSDRPGSLTPAYLRLRNEGFRTMAPAGLDSFVDLYRRSRPDIIVLAVSGSAEDVVAFIERLRQRDVDFDHTPAFALVDSAVVPSLTGLLEKGIEDILPVDAGLDLLVVKMQKIQAVLQAKQKQRETADHKSGATGRLADMNLIDLLQALGPSRRTARITVTPGPSAARADDSRPGLEPDPRGGFSDNSRAGRSGDAASAGSTPGRPDRRPDQKDRRLNDHLILYLDRGAIVFAQYRDKIGAEAVYETIGWADGYWSVEPVSREALPAPNNDLSNESILMEGCRLLDERLHAGKLF is encoded by the coding sequence ATGAGCCCGTCGCCGAAAAAACGACTCGATGAGATTCTCGTCGCCGAGGGCCTCGCCAGCGACACGCAGATTCGCGAGGCCCTCATGCGCCAGAAAGCCCGGGGCGGCAAACTCGGCTCCCACCTGCTCTACCACCGCTATGTCGACGAGGCCGGCCTGGTCAAGGCCCTCGCCATTCAGTTCGCCTGCGAAGGGGTGGTCCTGGCCAACCTCGACATCCCGGACTCCATCCTCGAGTTGATTCCCAAGAAGATCGCCCTCGCCCGGCGCGTCCTCCCCGTCGCTTTCGACGGCGCCACCCAGACTGTCACCGTCGCCTGCGAAGATCCGACCGACGCCGCTCTCCAGCGCGAGCTCCAGTTCGCTCTGGGCGGCCGCCCCGTGAAACTCTGCGTCGCCGCCGAACTCGCCCTCGACGTCGCCATCGCCCGCTGCTACCTCAAACAGTCCCGGTCGCTCGAGGAGAGCCTCGCCCTGGCGATTCCGGACGCCGCCACCGACACCGGCCCGATCGCGGTCCCGGCCGCCGCCGGGAACGGCCCCGCCCCGTCCGACCGCGAAGCTATCCTCCTCGTCACCGACGAGGAGTACTGCGGACCGCTCCTTCAGGCGATCTTCGAACGCGACAATTTCGACGTGACCACGACCGATTCCGCCGACGATGCGATTGAGGCGATCGGCAACCGCCGCTTCCACAGCGTCTTCATCAAAGACACCGTCCCCGGCGATTACCTCGACCTGATCGACAGGCTCCGCAAGATCTCGCCGCGCACCCGGGTGCGCTACTACGAATCGGCCGCCCGCCTGCTCCTGGTCGACGATCTCTTCACGACCGAGGGGGACCTCCTCGTCAAGAACCTCGACCTTTTCACGGCCATGATGTCGACGCAGGCGCGCCAGCCCGACAACCACAGCGGCCGCGTCGGCCACTACGCCGACCGCCTCTGCCGCCGCCTCGGCCTGCCCGACAAAGACCGCCTCCAGATTGTCTCGGCCGCCTACCTCCACGACCTCGCCCGCTTCCACTACACCCCGTCCGAGACCCGCGACACCCGCACGACCATCAAACTCACCACCCGTCTCCTCCAGTCGCTGAACTACCCGCCGGTGGTCGTTGAAATGCTGCGGAAAATGTACGTCGACCTCAAGGGCAAGTACACCAAGCGCCTCCCCATCGAGGCCCTCGGCGGCAACATCCTGACCATCGTCGACCTCTACTGCGAAAATGTCGCCGCCAACGAGCGCCTCCTCCTGGACAAATTCGACGCGATCAAGAAGAAATTCCGCGACCTCACCGGCCGCCTCTTCATGGCCGAAGTCGCGGAGGCCTTCATCGGCCTCATCCAGGAGGAACTGCTGGCGCAGCAGACCTCTCTGCAGGTCGCCCAGGTGATGCTGCTGTCCGATCGGCCCGGCTCTCTCACCCCCGCTTACCTCCGCCTGCGCAACGAGGGTTTCCGCACCATGGCCCCTGCCGGCCTCGACTCCTTCGTCGATCTCTACCGCCGCAGCCGCCCCGACATCATTGTCCTCGCGGTCTCCGGGTCGGCCGAGGACGTCGTCGCTTTCATCGAGCGCCTGCGCCAACGCGACGTTGATTTCGATCACACCCCAGCCTTTGCTTTGGTCGACAGCGCCGTTGTCCCCTCGCTCACCGGGCTCCTGGAGAAGGGGATCGAGGACATTCTTCCCGTCGATGCCGGCCTCGACCTGCTGGTGGTGAAGATGCAGAAGATCCAGGCGGTGCTGCAGGCGAAGCAGAAGCAGCGCGAAACCGCCGACCACAAGTCCGGCGCCACCGGCCGTCTCGCCGACATGAATCTCATCGACCTCCTGCAGGCCCTCGGCCCGAGCCGCAGGACGGCCCGCATCACCGTCACCCCCGGCCCCTCCGCCGCCCGAGCCGACGATTCTCGCCCGGGCCTTGAGCCCGACCCGCGCGGCGGTTTCTCCGACAATTCGCGCGCCGGCCGTTCCGGCGACGCCGCCAGCGCCGGAAGCACTCCCGGCCGGCCCGATCGCCGCCCCGACCAGAAAGACCGCCGCCTGAACGACCATCTCATCCTCTACCTCGACCGCGGAGCGATCGTCTTCGCCCAGTACCGGGACAAAATCGGCGCCGAGGCGGTCTATGAAACAATCGGCTGGGCGGATGGGTACTGGTCGGTGGAACCGGTGTCCCGCGAGGCCCTTCCCGCTCCGAACAACGACCTCTCCAATGAGTCGATTCTCATGGAAGGCTGCCGCCTCCTCGACGAACGCCTCCACGCCGGCAAGTTGTTTTGA
- a CDS encoding type IV pilus twitching motility protein PilT: MAKIDQLLNIVRDAHASDLHLAAGSVPIVRVSGRLEKTSHKRLTSETIKALVYEMLSDDQIRLFEREGDLDVAYGVPGGARFRINIFHMQCGVAAAIRLIPDRPPSLDSLGFADTVARLTEQRSGLILVTGPTNSGKTTTLAAMIDQINTGFARHILTLEDPIEYIHESKNSLVSQRQVGRHVGSFAAGLRAALREDPDVITVGELRDTETIAQAITAAETGLLVLGTLHTTSAAATVDRIVDVFPPDQQQQIRIMLADTLLGVVSQHLLTRADGPGRVLAYELLVRTPSVQNLIRESKTHQLSMIIQSSRKLGMRLLDNHLKALVDAGIIRPEEAVRVAHDPSPFLAKSEQPEEMVPAP; encoded by the coding sequence ATGGCAAAGATCGACCAACTCCTGAATATTGTGCGCGACGCCCACGCCTCCGACCTCCACCTGGCCGCCGGGAGCGTCCCGATCGTGCGCGTCTCCGGCCGGCTGGAGAAGACGAGCCACAAGCGCCTCACGAGCGAGACGATCAAGGCGCTCGTTTACGAGATGCTCTCGGACGATCAGATCCGCCTGTTTGAGCGCGAGGGGGATCTCGATGTCGCGTATGGTGTTCCCGGGGGCGCCCGTTTCCGCATCAACATTTTCCACATGCAGTGCGGCGTGGCCGCCGCGATCCGGCTCATCCCCGACCGGCCGCCGAGCCTCGACTCCCTCGGCTTCGCCGACACCGTCGCCCGCCTCACGGAACAGCGTTCCGGGCTGATCCTGGTCACCGGCCCCACCAACTCCGGCAAGACCACGACCCTGGCGGCCATGATCGACCAGATCAACACCGGTTTCGCCCGCCACATTCTCACCCTCGAGGACCCGATCGAGTACATCCACGAGAGCAAGAACTCGCTCGTGTCCCAGCGCCAGGTCGGCCGCCACGTCGGGTCGTTCGCCGCCGGTCTGCGCGCCGCGCTGCGCGAGGATCCCGATGTGATCACGGTCGGCGAACTCCGCGACACCGAGACAATCGCCCAGGCTATCACCGCCGCCGAGACCGGCCTGCTGGTCCTCGGCACCCTGCACACCACGAGCGCCGCCGCCACCGTCGACCGCATCGTCGATGTCTTCCCGCCGGACCAGCAGCAGCAGATTCGCATCATGCTCGCCGATACCCTGCTCGGAGTCGTCTCCCAGCACCTGCTCACCCGGGCCGACGGCCCCGGCCGCGTCCTCGCGTACGAACTGCTCGTCCGCACGCCCTCGGTGCAGAATCTCATCCGCGAGAGCAAGACGCACCAGTTGTCGATGATCATCCAATCCAGCCGGAAGCTCGGCATGCGGCTTCTGGACAATCACCTCAAGGCGCTTGTCGATGCCGGGATTATCAGACCCGAGGAGGCGGTGCGCGTCGCCCACGACCCGTCGCCGTTCCTCGCCAAATCCGAGCAGCCGGAAGAGATGGTGCCCGCGCCATGA